One Jannaschia sp. GRR-S6-38 genomic window carries:
- a CDS encoding uracil-xanthine permease family protein gives MADTSIGTPAQLRDPNYTPPLHKAIPLGIQHVLAMFVSNVTPAIIVAGAAGFGFGSNSPDFPELLYLIQMSMLFAGVATLLQTITIGPVGAALPIVQGTSFAFLPIMIPLVAGRGVDALAALFGGVLIGGLFHAAIGLFIGKIRFALPPLVTGLVVTMIGLALVRVGIQYAAGGVPAIGTPEYGSLLNWSAALVVIVVTLALKFFTRGMLAVSAVLIGLIAGYVYAIAVGMLPLDAITGSWERSAAFALPQPFKYGFEFSVAAVLGFCLMAFVSAIETVGDVSGIAKGGAGREATDREIQGATYADGLGTALAGVFGGLPNTSFSQNVGLIAMTGVMSRHVVTCGAVFLILCGLVPKVGGVIRTVPIEVLGGGVIVMFGMVVAAGISMLSDVNWNRRNMVIFAVALSVGLGLQLEPDAVQYLPDSARVLMVSGLLPAAFIAIVLNLVLPEDLAEEATDPVAGGLSGKESWGKSPEGVPLETPRH, from the coding sequence ATGGCAGACACATCCATCGGAACGCCGGCGCAGCTGCGCGATCCGAACTACACCCCGCCGCTTCACAAGGCGATCCCGCTGGGCATCCAGCATGTGCTGGCGATGTTCGTCTCGAACGTCACGCCCGCGATCATCGTGGCGGGCGCGGCGGGCTTCGGCTTCGGCTCGAACTCGCCCGATTTCCCCGAGCTTCTGTATCTCATCCAGATGTCGATGCTCTTCGCGGGCGTCGCCACGCTGCTGCAGACGATCACGATCGGGCCGGTCGGCGCGGCGCTTCCCATCGTGCAGGGCACGAGCTTCGCCTTTCTGCCGATCATGATCCCGCTGGTGGCGGGCCGGGGCGTCGACGCGCTGGCGGCGCTCTTCGGCGGGGTGCTGATCGGCGGCCTGTTCCATGCCGCGATCGGTCTCTTCATCGGGAAGATCCGTTTCGCCCTGCCGCCGCTGGTCACAGGCCTCGTGGTGACGATGATCGGCCTGGCGCTGGTGCGGGTCGGCATCCAATACGCGGCGGGCGGGGTCCCGGCGATCGGGACGCCGGAATACGGCTCGCTCCTGAACTGGTCGGCGGCGCTGGTGGTGATCGTGGTGACGCTGGCGCTGAAGTTCTTCACGCGCGGGATGCTGGCCGTCTCGGCGGTGCTGATCGGGCTGATCGCGGGTTATGTCTACGCGATCGCGGTGGGGATGCTGCCCCTCGACGCGATCACCGGCTCCTGGGAACGCTCGGCCGCCTTCGCGCTGCCGCAGCCGTTCAAATACGGGTTCGAGTTCTCGGTCGCGGCGGTGCTGGGTTTCTGCCTGATGGCCTTCGTCTCGGCCATCGAGACGGTGGGCGACGTGTCGGGCATCGCCAAGGGTGGCGCGGGGCGCGAGGCCACCGACCGCGAGATCCAGGGCGCGACCTATGCCGACGGCCTGGGCACGGCGCTGGCGGGCGTGTTCGGCGGGCTGCCCAACACCTCCTTCAGCCAGAATGTGGGCCTGATCGCCATGACCGGCGTGATGAGCCGCCATGTCGTCACCTGCGGCGCGGTCTTCCTGATCCTCTGCGGGCTGGTCCCGAAGGTGGGCGGGGTGATCCGCACCGTGCCCATCGAGGTGCTGGGCGGCGGCGTGATCGTGATGTTCGGCATGGTGGTCGCGGCGGGCATCTCGATGCTGTCGGACGTGAACTGGAACCGCCGCAACATGGTGATCTTCGCGGTGGCGCTGTCGGTCGGGCTGGGCCTGCAGCTCGAGCCCGACGCGGTGCAGTACCTGCCCGACTCGGCGCGGGTGCTGATGGTCTCGGGCCTGCTGCCCGCGGCCTTCATCGCGATCGTGCTGAACCTGGTTCTGCCCGAAGACCTGGCCGAGGAGGCGACCGACCCGGTCGCGGGCGGCCTGTCGGGCAAGGAGAGCTGGGGCAAGTCGCCCGAGGGCGTGCCGCTGGAGACGCCGCGCCACTGA
- a CDS encoding bifunctional allantoicase/(S)-ureidoglycine aminohydrolase, whose product MPDYFAPSGGHPPQTDLLTGRAVFTEAYAVIPQGTMRDITTSALPHWDATRLWVIARPMTGFAETFSHYVMEVQPGGGSDATEPDAGAQGALFVTEGRVALTIDGAAHALEPGGYAYVPPGAAWTLRAEGDAPARFHWIRKAWEAAPGLDPPDPIITSDAATPPMPMPGTEGRWATTRFADPADLRHDMHVTIVTLQPGAVIPFLETHVMEHGLYVLEGKAVYRLNRDWVEVEAGDYMWLRAFCPQACYAGGPGPFRYLLYKDVNRHAPLNLRR is encoded by the coding sequence ATGCCCGATTATTTCGCCCCAAGCGGCGGCCACCCGCCCCAGACCGACCTGCTGACCGGCCGCGCGGTCTTCACCGAGGCCTATGCCGTGATCCCGCAGGGCACGATGCGCGACATCACCACCTCGGCCTTGCCGCATTGGGACGCCACCCGCCTTTGGGTGATCGCCCGGCCGATGACCGGCTTCGCCGAGACCTTCAGCCATTACGTGATGGAGGTGCAGCCCGGCGGCGGCTCGGACGCGACCGAACCCGACGCCGGGGCCCAAGGCGCGCTCTTCGTCACCGAGGGCCGGGTCGCGCTGACCATCGACGGCGCCGCGCATGCGCTGGAACCCGGTGGCTACGCCTATGTCCCGCCTGGCGCCGCCTGGACCCTGCGCGCGGAGGGCGACGCGCCCGCCCGCTTCCACTGGATCCGCAAGGCGTGGGAGGCCGCGCCTGGGCTCGACCCGCCCGACCCCATCATCACCTCCGACGCGGCGACCCCGCCCATGCCCATGCCGGGCACCGAGGGGCGCTGGGCCACCACGCGTTTCGCCGATCCCGCCGACCTGCGTCACGACATGCATGTCACCATCGTCACCCTGCAGCCCGGCGCGGTCATCCCCTTCCTGGAGACGCACGTGATGGAGCACGGGCTCTACGTGCTGGAGGGCAAGGCGGTCTACCGACTCAACCGCGACTGGGTCGAGGTCGAAGCCGGCGACTACATGTGGCTGCGCGCCTTCTGCCCGCAGGCCTGCTACGCCGGCGGGCCGGGCCCGTTCCGCTACCTGCTCTACAAGGACGTCAACCGCCACGCGCCGCTGAACCTGCGGCGCTAG
- a CDS encoding ureidoglycolate lyase: protein MTRRVPVQPLTAEGFAPFGDVLEAAGAPDRIINAGLCGRYHNRARLDFGDGRAGLSIFDAAPRSLPYRLDLLERHPEGSQAFVPMHSAEWLVIVAPDAGGVPGDPRAFRAAPGQAINFHRGTWHGVLTPLHAPGLFAVIDRIGSGANLEEYRLDPPWEVTDA from the coding sequence GTGACGCGTCGCGTGCCCGTCCAGCCGCTGACGGCGGAGGGCTTCGCCCCCTTCGGCGACGTGCTGGAAGCGGCGGGTGCGCCGGACCGGATCATCAACGCGGGGCTCTGCGGGCGCTACCACAACCGCGCGCGGCTCGATTTCGGGGACGGGCGCGCGGGACTGTCGATCTTCGACGCCGCGCCGCGCAGCCTGCCCTACCGGCTGGACCTGCTGGAGCGGCATCCCGAGGGCAGCCAGGCTTTCGTGCCGATGCACAGCGCGGAATGGCTGGTGATCGTCGCGCCCGACGCGGGCGGCGTACCGGGCGATCCGCGCGCTTTCCGCGCCGCGCCGGGACAGGCGATCAACTTCCACCGGGGCACCTGGCACGGGGTGCTGACCCCGCTGCACGCGCCCGGCCTGTTCGCCGTGATCGACCGGATCGGGTCGGGGGCGAATCTCGAGGAATACCGGCTCGACCCTCCCTGGGAGGTGACGGACGCGTGA